One genomic window of Mucilaginibacter sp. SJ includes the following:
- a CDS encoding right-handed parallel beta-helix repeat-containing protein, with the protein MGNNNYLLSMIAGMLVISCLACSKSINKIETPASSIPEQDGKLQSLKTRPVTTYTYTVKTTEWMVDGTNIPAGAIIYIPAGERGALLLKNFKGTAAAPILIVNQGGRVSFTAETTASYAFKTQNCQYFKVMGNGVSSIKYGFDINGGNIGMTMDYLSSDFEIANVEVRNSGFAGIMAKTDPSCDAATWRGNFTMSNVIIHDNYVHKTGGEGLYIGNSFYQNGVSTSCGTVLPHDIVNARIYKNLVDSTGAEGIQVGSATSGCMIYNNTVKNPGISPFASYQNNGIQIGEGTGGQCYNNLVKNAPGNGIIVLGLGDNQVFNNYIIDSKAYGIFADSRYTPGPNFQFINNTIVGSVLGGIKLNSETIPMNTVINNAIIQSASVQPIIVKSTSVKLTESNNYVNTDVSVCGFVNYAGDDFHLQPSSPLIDQGANVLSYSIKFDYYDAVRPSGTAFDIGATEY; encoded by the coding sequence ATGGGAAATAACAATTACTTACTAAGCATGATAGCTGGTATGCTGGTAATATCATGCTTGGCGTGTTCAAAAAGTATAAACAAAATTGAAACACCGGCAAGTTCAATTCCGGAGCAGGATGGGAAACTGCAAAGTTTGAAAACAAGGCCGGTAACTACCTATACTTACACCGTTAAAACTACCGAGTGGATGGTTGACGGAACAAATATCCCCGCGGGGGCTATAATATATATCCCCGCCGGTGAACGTGGGGCCTTGCTGCTTAAAAACTTTAAAGGTACAGCCGCCGCTCCAATTTTAATTGTCAACCAGGGTGGAAGGGTGTCATTCACTGCTGAAACTACCGCCTCTTATGCATTTAAGACACAAAACTGCCAGTATTTCAAGGTAATGGGAAATGGAGTTTCCTCGATTAAGTACGGGTTTGATATAAACGGCGGCAACATCGGCATGACGATGGACTATCTGAGCTCGGACTTTGAGATCGCGAATGTTGAGGTCCGTAACAGCGGGTTTGCAGGGATCATGGCAAAAACCGATCCGTCATGCGACGCTGCAACCTGGCGGGGCAATTTTACGATGAGTAATGTAATAATTCATGATAATTACGTTCACAAAACAGGAGGGGAAGGCCTTTATATAGGAAATTCTTTTTATCAGAATGGCGTTTCAACTTCCTGCGGTACGGTTTTACCTCACGATATCGTGAATGCCAGGATCTACAAAAACCTTGTTGACTCTACCGGTGCCGAAGGGATCCAGGTTGGCAGTGCTACGTCGGGATGTATGATCTATAATAACACCGTTAAAAATCCGGGGATAAGTCCGTTTGCTTCCTATCAAAATAATGGTATACAAATAGGGGAAGGTACCGGTGGCCAATGCTATAACAACCTGGTTAAGAATGCGCCCGGCAATGGTATCATTGTTCTTGGTCTTGGCGATAACCAGGTATTCAATAATTATATTATTGACTCGAAAGCTTACGGTATTTTTGCTGATTCACGGTATACGCCAGGCCCGAATTTTCAGTTTATCAATAATACCATTGTAGGCTCCGTTTTAGGCGGTATAAAGTTAAACTCCGAAACTATCCCCATGAATACCGTTATTAATAATGCTATCATACAATCGGCATCAGTACAGCCGATAATTGTAAAAAGCACCAGCGTTAAACTTACCGAATCAAATAATTATGTAAATACAGATGTAAGCGTTTGCGGGTTTGTAAATTATGCCGGAGATGATTTCCATTTACAACCGTCATCGCCGCTTATCGATCAGGGGGCAAACGTTTTGTCATACAGCATAAAATTTGATTATTATGATGCTGTACGCCCATCGGGTACTGCTTTTGATATTGGGGCTACTGAGTATTAA